The following coding sequences lie in one Thalassoglobus polymorphus genomic window:
- a CDS encoding arylsulfatase: MKFVSNVFICVLTLFSCTFALGEAPRPNIIIILVDDMGFSDIGCYGSEIETPNIDRLAEQGLRFTQFYNYGRCCPTRAALMTGRHPHQVGIGHMTEPPERPLGFEGPYQGFLNDNCTTIAQVLKDSDYHTLMTGKWHLGLHRQECWPMQRGFDKFYGCLSGAINYFEPGGGRGIMFGNDPVITDKDFYATDTFTDYACEFISETTKTDDKPFFLYLAYNAPHWPLNAKWEDFQKYKGKYTGGWEPLMKSRLAKQKAMGLFDEDIIPAPHVGPKWDSLKPEQQDDLDSIMAAYAGCVDSIDQNIGKLTNHLDSLGKLDNTIIFFLSDNGACQEGGRLGKGSTEMVKNPPLQTTNGVRLGLAWANACNTPFRLYKHFIHEGGACTPMIAHWPKGIPQSKRGSFVRNVAYLPDFMATCIDLSGAEYPPSLPPCEGVSITPLLNGSTKPVHTEPIFWEHEGNAGVRSGDWKLVREYKKPWELYNISKDRTEMNNLATSNKKQKSDLVQLWETWATRNEVRYPERFNMYQHLKSTQQKESRKKENQ; this comes from the coding sequence ATGAAATTTGTGTCCAACGTCTTTATCTGCGTGCTCACACTCTTTTCGTGTACGTTCGCTTTGGGTGAAGCTCCGCGCCCCAACATTATCATCATTCTGGTTGATGACATGGGCTTTTCCGACATTGGCTGTTACGGCAGCGAAATCGAAACACCTAACATTGATCGGCTTGCCGAGCAGGGACTCCGTTTTACGCAATTCTATAACTACGGTCGCTGCTGTCCGACTCGAGCAGCTTTAATGACTGGTCGTCATCCGCATCAAGTTGGCATTGGGCACATGACGGAACCTCCCGAACGTCCTCTTGGATTCGAAGGGCCCTATCAAGGTTTTCTAAACGACAATTGCACGACAATTGCGCAGGTTCTCAAAGACTCAGACTATCACACTTTGATGACTGGCAAGTGGCATCTGGGACTGCATCGCCAGGAGTGTTGGCCGATGCAACGGGGCTTCGATAAATTTTACGGCTGCCTGAGCGGAGCGATCAATTACTTCGAACCGGGCGGCGGACGGGGCATCATGTTTGGGAATGATCCGGTCATAACCGACAAAGATTTCTACGCGACCGACACCTTCACCGACTACGCTTGCGAATTCATTTCTGAAACGACAAAGACGGACGACAAACCGTTTTTTCTTTATCTTGCTTACAACGCTCCGCACTGGCCTTTGAATGCCAAGTGGGAAGATTTTCAAAAATACAAAGGCAAATACACGGGCGGTTGGGAACCGTTGATGAAGTCTCGACTGGCAAAACAAAAGGCCATGGGGTTGTTTGATGAGGACATTATCCCCGCTCCTCATGTTGGCCCGAAATGGGATTCGCTCAAGCCAGAACAACAGGACGATCTTGATTCCATCATGGCAGCCTACGCTGGCTGTGTTGATTCAATTGATCAGAATATCGGTAAGTTGACGAACCATCTCGACAGTCTAGGCAAGCTCGACAATACGATCATCTTCTTTCTCTCAGACAATGGAGCTTGCCAGGAAGGTGGCAGACTCGGGAAGGGTTCCACGGAGATGGTCAAGAATCCTCCACTGCAAACGACAAATGGTGTTCGACTCGGTCTTGCTTGGGCGAATGCCTGCAACACTCCGTTTCGGCTCTATAAACACTTCATACACGAAGGGGGAGCCTGCACCCCCATGATCGCGCACTGGCCAAAAGGGATCCCTCAATCGAAGCGAGGTTCCTTCGTTCGAAATGTCGCCTATCTTCCCGATTTTATGGCGACCTGCATCGACCTTTCCGGCGCCGAATACCCTCCATCTCTTCCTCCCTGTGAAGGAGTTTCAATCACTCCATTGTTGAATGGAAGCACAAAACCGGTGCATACTGAGCCAATTTTCTGGGAGCACGAAGGGAACGCAGGCGTCCGCTCTGGCGACTGGAAATTAGTTCGGGAGTACAAAAAACCTTGGGAGTTGTACAACATCTCAAAAGATCGCACCGAGATGAACAACCTGGCGACTTCGAATAAAAAGCAGAAGTCAGATTTGGTTCAGCTCTGGGAAACATGGGCGACTCGTAATGAAGTCAGATACCCAGAGCGGTTTAACATGTATCAACATTTGAAAAGCACTCAGCAGAAAGAGTCTCGAAAGAAAGAGAATCAATAG